In one window of Coleofasciculus chthonoplastes PCC 7420 DNA:
- a CDS encoding methyl-accepting chemotaxis protein, which translates to MTNNKLVKNRKPGRAVFFEDPEGVENQETEKTVITESNHLSGNEPDPVDLPSEPLKSETSLETELSSKSLQELKKALAAVRDGDFSVRLSAENGFGELATIFNQMVTVNQTFTTELVDMGKTVAQEGKVSKQYSRPELQGSWRTNVDTVNEIINSLVNPTIEIARVLHAVAKGDLSQKIALEIEGKPLKGLFRRISTTVNKMVDQLDTFAVEVTQVARDVGIEGKLGGQAEVPGVSGIWKELTDNVNLMAKNLTDQVRSITTVATAISEGNFSEKITVEAQGEILALKDTLNQMVDRLHTIVIEITQVSQDVGIEGKLGGQATVDGLSGSWRSLTQTVNFMAAHLTEQVRNIAAVSTAVAQGDLSQKITVEAKGEILALKTTLNRMVDQLNTFAHEVTRLTQDVVNGKLGGQAMVEGVDGTWKELTDNVNLMASNLTDQVKQIAQVAIALSNASEHLTLESQTMGATAEETSVQAATVSSAAEQVSTNTQSVAIGMEQMHASIKEIAKSAAEATTVATSAVTTAETTNQTIAQLGVSSTEIGKIVKLITSIAQQTNLLALNATIEAARAGEAGKGFAVVANEVKELAKQTANATEDISQKVEAIQGDTKHSVDAIAQITTIIHQINDFQTTIASAVEEQTATTNEIARNINQVSLGSQEIARNITGVADAAQNTAQSASNTQNSALELSKTANELEQLVGQFKY; encoded by the coding sequence ATGACGAATAACAAACTCGTGAAAAATCGTAAACCTGGACGTGCTGTTTTTTTTGAAGATCCGGAGGGTGTCGAAAATCAGGAAACCGAAAAAACGGTTATCACTGAATCCAATCATTTATCAGGCAATGAACCTGATCCTGTTGATCTACCAAGTGAACCATTGAAATCGGAAACCTCTCTAGAAACTGAACTCAGTTCCAAATCATTACAAGAACTTAAAAAAGCCCTGGCAGCAGTAAGAGATGGCGACTTTTCTGTTCGCCTTTCTGCTGAGAACGGTTTCGGGGAACTGGCGACTATTTTTAATCAAATGGTGACGGTGAACCAAACCTTTACCACTGAACTGGTTGACATGGGCAAAACCGTTGCTCAAGAGGGCAAAGTGAGTAAACAGTATTCCCGTCCAGAATTGCAAGGTTCGTGGCGGACTAATGTGGATACTGTTAATGAAATTATTAATAGCTTAGTTAACCCCACGATTGAGATTGCCCGGGTACTCCATGCCGTTGCCAAAGGTGATTTATCCCAAAAAATTGCCTTAGAAATTGAAGGGAAACCCTTAAAAGGACTCTTTCGCCGGATTAGTACAACGGTGAATAAAATGGTTGATCAACTGGATACCTTTGCCGTGGAAGTTACCCAGGTTGCCCGTGACGTAGGCATTGAAGGAAAACTGGGCGGACAAGCTGAGGTGCCAGGGGTTTCCGGGATCTGGAAAGAACTTACCGATAACGTAAATCTGATGGCGAAAAATCTCACTGATCAGGTACGCAGTATTACCACCGTTGCTACGGCGATTAGTGAGGGTAATTTTAGTGAAAAAATCACCGTTGAGGCACAGGGAGAAATCTTAGCCTTAAAAGATACCTTGAACCAAATGGTTGATCGCTTGCATACAATTGTCATCGAGATAACTCAAGTCAGCCAAGACGTTGGTATTGAAGGTAAATTGGGCGGACAAGCCACAGTTGACGGCTTATCCGGTAGCTGGCGAAGTTTAACCCAGACTGTCAATTTTATGGCGGCACATCTAACCGAACAAGTCCGCAATATTGCCGCTGTTTCTACGGCTGTCGCCCAGGGAGATTTGTCCCAAAAAATTACCGTAGAGGCAAAAGGGGAAATTTTAGCCCTGAAAACAACGCTGAATAGGATGGTGGATCAACTGAATACCTTTGCCCATGAAGTCACCCGCTTAACTCAAGACGTTGTAAATGGAAAACTTGGGGGTCAAGCTATGGTGGAAGGGGTTGACGGGACATGGAAAGAATTGACCGATAATGTTAACCTAATGGCAAGCAATCTGACCGATCAAGTGAAACAGATTGCTCAAGTTGCGATCGCACTCAGTAATGCTTCCGAACATCTGACGCTAGAAAGCCAAACCATGGGGGCGACAGCCGAAGAAACCTCCGTTCAAGCCGCTACCGTTTCCTCCGCTGCTGAACAAGTGAGTACCAATACCCAATCCGTCGCCATTGGTATGGAACAAATGCACGCCAGCATCAAAGAAATTGCCAAAAGTGCCGCCGAAGCCACCACCGTCGCCACCTCCGCCGTCACCACCGCCGAAACCACCAATCAAACCATTGCCCAGTTAGGGGTAAGCAGTACAGAAATTGGCAAAATTGTCAAGTTAATTACCTCAATTGCCCAACAAACCAACCTCCTCGCCCTCAACGCCACCATAGAAGCCGCCCGCGCCGGAGAAGCCGGGAAAGGATTTGCCGTGGTTGCCAACGAGGTGAAAGAATTGGCAAAACAAACCGCCAATGCCACAGAAGACATCAGCCAGAAAGTGGAAGCGATACAAGGAGACACCAAGCATTCCGTGGATGCGATCGCCCAGATTACTACCATTATTCATCAAATCAACGATTTTCAGACCACAATTGCCAGTGCGGTGGAGGAACAAACCGCCACGACAAATGAAATCGCCCGTAACATCAACCAAGTCTCCCTCGGTTCCCAAGAAATTGCCCGCAACATTACAGGTGTCGCGGATGCGGCTCAAAACACCGCCCAAAGTGCCAGCAACACTCAAAATTCCGCCCTAGAACTCTCAAAAACGGCGAATGAACTTGAACAACTTGTCGGGCAATTTAAATATTAA